From a single Bacillus pumilus genomic region:
- a CDS encoding CPBP family intramembrane glutamic endopeptidase: MNDETNDNHFKGSTSTAVFFHSANLLSGKSLTLTVAQILFAFLFGFVAAEIVALTGSLQWVIIWHTVHNIVDQMTNGQTPMAMQMLLLSIQCVILLVLAVVLWRRLRIKKGNHRPYTFGTGRRMNRR; encoded by the coding sequence ATCAACGATGAGACCAATGACAATCATTTCAAAGGCAGTACTTCTACTGCTGTTTTCTTTCATTCTGCTAATCTACTAAGCGGAAAAAGCCTCACATTAACAGTGGCACAAATCTTATTCGCCTTTTTATTTGGATTCGTTGCAGCTGAAATCGTGGCGCTTACTGGCAGCCTGCAATGGGTCATCATATGGCACACGGTGCATAATATCGTGGATCAAATGACAAATGGACAAACGCCTATGGCGATGCAAATGCTTTTGCTTTCAATTCAATGTGTCATCTTGCTTGTTCTTGCGGTGGTGTTGTGGAGAAGATTAAGAATAAAAAAAGGGAATCATCGTCCATACACATTCGGAACTGGTAGAAGGATGAACAGGAGATAG
- a CDS encoding LytTR family DNA-binding domain-containing protein: MFELEELLEAHDYVRISKSMILNIDSIAAISPKTSGRFEAKLTNEERVMISRFYIQPLKEKLGLRRK; encoded by the coding sequence TTGTTTGAACTTGAAGAACTGCTTGAAGCGCACGATTATGTCAGGATTTCAAAATCGATGATTCTGAATATAGATTCTATTGCCGCTATTTCTCCTAAAACAAGCGGTCGTTTTGAAGCAAAGCTTACAAATGAGGAAAGGGTGATGATTTCACGTTTTTATATTCAACCATTAAAAGAGAAGCTTGGGTTACGGAGGAAGTGA
- a CDS encoding GNAT family N-acetyltransferase: MNKMTFPQSFPTIHTKRLILKQATIEDAKDMHIYLSNETVCRYMGIDAHETIEDTKGEIKWYDNIFKEQTGIRWGISLKDNPTIIGSCGFLNLEKQHYRTEIGYELHHDHWRKGIMKEAIAAVLRYGFQEMNLNRIEAIIDPANTSSVQLLENVDFVREGLLREYDLGQHGFDDVYMYSILKRDYE, encoded by the coding sequence ATGAACAAAATGACCTTTCCGCAATCATTTCCAACAATACATACCAAAAGACTAATCTTAAAACAAGCAACGATCGAAGATGCTAAGGATATGCACATCTATTTATCTAATGAAACCGTGTGCCGCTACATGGGCATTGATGCACATGAAACCATCGAAGACACAAAAGGAGAAATCAAGTGGTATGACAATATCTTCAAAGAACAAACAGGCATCCGCTGGGGCATTTCTTTAAAAGACAACCCAACCATCATTGGCAGCTGCGGCTTTCTTAACTTGGAAAAACAGCACTACCGCACCGAAATTGGCTATGAATTACACCACGATCATTGGAGAAAAGGCATCATGAAGGAAGCAATTGCTGCGGTGTTACGATATGGATTTCAGGAGATGAACCTGAACCGGATTGAAGCGATTATTGATCCAGCTAATACGTCCTCTGTTCAATTATTGGAGAATGTTGATTTTGTACGAGAGGGTTTATTGAGAGAGTATGATCTTGGTCAACATGGGTTTGATGATGTGTATATGTATTCAATTTTGAAGCGGGATTACGAATAA
- a CDS encoding Fe3+ hydroxamate ABC transporter substrate-binding protein encodes MFRFEEPACASCQKKIEGNEEVYVKLVYPKRKGMTEVKAWLRNEGVFYCKACTEQKTSHGG; translated from the coding sequence TTGTTTCGATTCGAAGAACCCGCATGTGCTAGCTGTCAAAAAAAGATAGAAGGAAACGAAGAAGTGTACGTTAAGCTGGTCTATCCAAAGAGAAAAGGAATGACAGAGGTGAAGGCTTGGCTGAGGAATGAAGGGGTTTTTTATTGTAAGGCATGTACAGAACAAAAGACATCACATGGAGGATAA
- a CDS encoding sigma-70 family RNA polymerase sigma factor: MKHVRLIKKAQKGNVPAFEKLMLMYQERLYKTAFLYTRNKEDSLDAVQETVFKAFKHLSGLKEPAYFSSWLTRILIHIIFAMKKKQQDVVPFDQQHESVERNDFLEDKLDLKHALDVLDEQYQIVIQLFYFQDYSISMISKQMGMPEGTIKTHLYRARKLLKQTLEEEESVDGTKRNEKAL; this comes from the coding sequence ATGAAGCATGTGCGTCTAATTAAAAAAGCACAAAAAGGGAATGTCCCGGCATTTGAGAAATTAATGCTGATGTATCAGGAGCGTTTATATAAAACGGCTTTTCTCTACACAAGAAATAAAGAGGATTCGTTAGATGCTGTTCAGGAGACGGTATTTAAAGCGTTTAAGCATCTATCTGGCTTGAAAGAACCAGCTTATTTTTCTAGCTGGCTGACGCGGATTTTGATTCATATAATTTTTGCGATGAAGAAAAAGCAGCAAGATGTTGTTCCGTTTGATCAGCAGCACGAAAGCGTTGAGCGGAATGATTTTCTGGAAGACAAGCTAGATTTAAAACATGCACTTGATGTGTTAGACGAGCAATACCAGATTGTGATTCAGCTATTTTATTTTCAAGATTATTCGATTTCGATGATTTCTAAACAGATGGGGATGCCTGAAGGAACGATTAAAACTCATTTGTATCGTGCAAGAAAGTTATTAAAGCAAACGTTGGAAGAGGAGGAGAGTGTCGATGGAACGAAAAGAAATGAAAAAGCTTTATGA
- a CDS encoding DUF4179 domain-containing protein has translation MERKEMKKLYDEIEVPKVEVTSAIRQAIGDVKAEKKRRWFTWNWRTPIYSVIILIVLYFSSGFLFPSLNTAMARVPIIGQFYMMFHDKVGMSLFQSDLVKHVNEGAESRGVTVKVNSVYYDAGRLVYTFTVENFHTKEDVVSFRVNPEKIDGNFQLNFDKTELKKLKDGRYVGQTEVYTNGQTIKQGQQVPLVISKIGDIVGNWRFKLPVVKQKTTLLAGQKDVSILNGRYQIRNVKVENGVNGSAIQYAIDYNGFAKDDRVSIDGMKDNLGNEYELEIGIVLRKKQLTSDKTRKDHLTILNQPINPKATELTFYTNVRNEREYSHIIPLQTKLPVQFKTKHHGIGIKINKIEQKDRSVIVDYQFTGVDQKELDQDVMENIGEFIGLGDVEKMKSWPDPQADYESGYYLKGNYAKMTNLKTASMQSTFEFDNKNLETLSLNHFSFKDYGLYLDLSELNMLAPHKDIPVTIPVKKETSKASQ, from the coding sequence ATGGAACGAAAAGAAATGAAAAAGCTTTATGATGAGATTGAAGTACCAAAGGTTGAAGTAACTTCTGCAATTCGCCAAGCAATAGGAGATGTGAAAGCGGAAAAGAAAAGACGTTGGTTCACATGGAATTGGAGAACGCCAATATATTCTGTCATCATACTAATCGTTCTTTATTTTTCATCAGGCTTCCTTTTTCCTTCTCTTAATACAGCAATGGCACGTGTCCCGATTATTGGACAGTTTTATATGATGTTTCACGATAAAGTAGGAATGTCTCTTTTTCAGAGTGATTTGGTGAAGCATGTCAATGAGGGGGCTGAATCAAGAGGGGTTACTGTGAAAGTAAACAGTGTGTACTATGATGCCGGGCGGCTTGTTTATACGTTTACTGTGGAGAATTTCCATACAAAAGAAGATGTTGTATCGTTCAGAGTGAATCCAGAAAAAATCGATGGAAACTTTCAACTGAATTTTGACAAAACAGAGTTAAAAAAATTAAAAGATGGCCGCTATGTTGGGCAGACGGAAGTCTATACAAATGGACAAACGATCAAGCAAGGTCAACAAGTACCGCTTGTTATTTCGAAGATTGGGGATATTGTAGGAAATTGGCGCTTCAAGTTACCTGTGGTCAAGCAAAAAACCACTTTATTAGCGGGACAAAAAGACGTGTCTATTTTAAACGGCCGTTATCAAATAAGAAATGTAAAGGTAGAAAATGGAGTGAATGGCTCTGCTATTCAATATGCCATTGATTACAATGGTTTTGCCAAAGATGATAGAGTTAGTATTGATGGAATGAAAGATAATTTAGGGAATGAGTATGAGCTTGAGATTGGAATCGTTTTAAGAAAAAAACAACTAACTTCTGACAAAACTAGAAAAGATCATTTGACGATTTTGAATCAGCCGATTAATCCAAAGGCGACTGAATTGACATTTTACACGAATGTGAGAAACGAACGAGAATACAGCCACATTATTCCTCTTCAGACAAAGCTGCCTGTTCAGTTCAAAACAAAACACCATGGCATCGGAATCAAAATCAATAAGATAGAACAAAAAGACCGTTCTGTGATTGTTGATTATCAATTTACTGGAGTAGATCAAAAAGAATTAGATCAGGATGTGATGGAGAATATAGGTGAATTCATTGGATTAGGCGATGTTGAAAAGATGAAATCATGGCCCGATCCACAAGCAGACTATGAAAGCGGATATTACTTGAAGGGGAACTATGCGAAGATGACGAATTTAAAGACAGCTTCCATGCAATCCACCTTTGAATTTGATAATAAGAATTTAGAGACTTTATCATTAAACCATTTTTCTTTTAAAGATTATGGGCTTTATCTTGATTTATCAGAACTGAATATGTTGGCACCACACAAAGATATACCTGTAACCATTCCAGTCAAAAAAGAAACATCAAAAGCTAGTCAATAA
- a CDS encoding MFS transporter — MKNTSHQLLIILLAVGSFVTGTSEFVVSGILDIIAVDLHISIPAAGQLITVYSLFYAVGALFLVMATSKLNRKKVLLSAIFVFILGNVVAFFSHHFVLLLLSRVIMAMSGGLYIVVATNYAAQIAPPEKKGSAMATVITGFTVSLVLGVPIGTFLSGHVDWHYIFLIIALGTACLLLLLYQLLPRMEGHSHLPLKQQLHLLQDSRVISGLATTVFWILGYTMVFAYISPLLRQTAGFSLEMTSIALLILGIAAFIGSRFGGFAVDQWGPNRTISISIMIQMFALFALFFTQFSTISVLITLAIWGIATWTTTPAKQFYLISLKPQASETVLSFNTAIMNIGMMLGSSMGGVIIQYTNVTNLSWIGGLASFASFMLIRYSFHRNRLVQKQTKSEHV; from the coding sequence ATGAAAAACACATCTCATCAGCTATTGATCATTCTTTTAGCTGTCGGTTCATTTGTCACAGGCACGTCAGAATTCGTCGTGTCAGGCATTCTAGATATCATTGCTGTTGATTTACACATCTCCATTCCTGCTGCCGGACAGCTCATCACCGTTTACTCTCTCTTTTATGCAGTAGGTGCTCTCTTTTTAGTGATGGCAACATCGAAATTGAACCGAAAAAAGGTTCTGTTATCAGCGATTTTTGTGTTTATTTTAGGCAATGTGGTCGCCTTTTTTAGCCATCACTTTGTGCTGCTCCTGCTATCCCGAGTTATCATGGCGATGAGTGGCGGCTTATATATTGTCGTCGCCACGAATTATGCAGCGCAGATCGCCCCTCCAGAAAAAAAGGGAAGCGCAATGGCAACGGTCATTACTGGTTTTACCGTATCACTCGTACTTGGTGTCCCTATTGGCACATTTCTATCAGGTCATGTGGATTGGCACTATATTTTTCTCATCATTGCGCTAGGTACTGCTTGTCTTTTATTATTGCTTTATCAATTACTGCCACGTATGGAGGGACATTCACATCTGCCATTGAAGCAGCAATTACACCTTCTTCAAGATAGCAGGGTGATCAGCGGATTAGCCACGACCGTATTTTGGATCTTAGGCTACACAATGGTATTCGCTTATATCTCACCTTTATTACGACAGACCGCTGGCTTCTCTCTTGAAATGACAAGTATCGCCTTACTCATTTTAGGAATCGCTGCTTTTATAGGCTCACGATTTGGCGGCTTCGCCGTTGATCAATGGGGGCCAAACCGAACCATCTCGATCAGCATCATGATCCAGATGTTCGCACTCTTTGCCCTATTCTTTACTCAATTCTCTACAATTAGCGTCTTGATCACGCTTGCCATATGGGGCATCGCTACTTGGACAACAACACCAGCGAAGCAATTTTATCTGATCTCCCTAAAACCCCAAGCATCAGAAACCGTGCTGAGCTTTAATACAGCGATTATGAACATCGGCATGATGCTCGGATCATCAATGGGCGGTGTGATTATACAATATACAAATGTCACGAACTTAAGCTGGATTGGCGGTTTAGCCAGTTTTGCCTCATTCATGTTGATTCGGTACTCGTTCCATCGTAATCGGCTGGTCCAAAAGCAGACAAAAAGCGAACATGTGTAA
- a CDS encoding LysR family transcriptional regulator, which yields MSFVRFDIIAKIVELGSFTAAAEALNMTQSAVSHAVANLESEWGVSLFIRDRKKGIMLTDIGQTLLPHIREVLNRVEKIQQEIALTKNIETGLIRIGTFASASACLLPKLLVSYQKKHPKIEFKFYEGTYEEILEWLNSGIIDVGFVVKGHADEAFDLLPLIKDEMVVAYHPNHRFHQKSIVDITDLADEPFIMPTGMYQSHVEDIFSEAQLKPATLFEVHDCTTIARMVGEGLGVTIGPELFLKTQQLVHIRELNVSHHREVALACPSLSQASPAVKEFFRVAEAVFAKEKDLEKGV from the coding sequence ATGAGCTTTGTTCGCTTTGATATTATCGCAAAAATTGTGGAGCTTGGCAGTTTTACAGCAGCAGCTGAAGCATTAAATATGACGCAGTCCGCTGTCAGTCATGCAGTGGCGAATTTAGAGTCAGAGTGGGGTGTGTCCTTATTCATTCGTGATCGAAAAAAGGGCATTATGCTGACGGACATTGGTCAAACGCTTCTCCCGCATATTAGAGAAGTGTTAAATAGGGTGGAGAAGATCCAGCAGGAAATTGCGTTAACGAAAAATATTGAAACGGGCTTGATTCGTATCGGGACATTTGCCAGTGCCTCGGCTTGTTTACTGCCTAAGCTGCTTGTGAGCTATCAGAAAAAACATCCAAAAATCGAATTTAAATTTTATGAGGGAACGTATGAAGAAATATTGGAGTGGCTGAACTCTGGCATCATTGATGTTGGTTTTGTTGTGAAAGGCCATGCAGATGAAGCCTTTGACTTGCTGCCGCTGATCAAAGATGAGATGGTGGTCGCCTATCATCCAAATCATCGATTTCATCAGAAGTCCATTGTAGATATTACAGATTTGGCAGATGAACCATTTATTATGCCGACTGGCATGTATCAATCACATGTAGAGGATATTTTTTCTGAGGCGCAATTGAAGCCAGCTACTTTATTTGAAGTACATGATTGCACGACCATTGCCCGTATGGTGGGGGAAGGACTTGGTGTCACGATAGGCCCTGAGCTGTTTTTAAAAACGCAGCAGCTTGTGCACATTCGTGAGCTGAATGTCTCTCATCATCGTGAGGTTGCGCTTGCCTGTCCGTCTCTCTCCCAAGCTTCTCCGGCAGTGAAAGAGTTTTTCCGTGTAGCCGAGGCGGTTTTTGCAAAAGAGAAGGATTTGGAGAAGGGTGTATAA
- a CDS encoding NCS2 family permease, with amino-acid sequence MKQFFQFDELETNYRREIIGGLTTFLSMAYILFVNPITLALVSVPDFPDKLRIDQGAVFTATALASAAGCILMGVIARYPIAIAPGMGLNAFFAFSVVLGMGITWEAALSGVFVSGLIFVALSLTGFREKIINAIPAELKLAVGAGIGLFITFVGLQGSGIIANNDNTLVSIGNIHSGPVLLTVFGIVVTVILMVLRVNAGVFIGMLVTAIAGMIVGLVPVPTQIVDSIPSLSPTFGQALIHLPDIFSIQMLVVILTFLFVGFFDTAGTLVAVATQAGLMKNNELPRAGRALLADSSSIVVGSVLGTSTTTSYVESSSGVAAGARSGFAAVVTGIFFLLAMFFSPLLSIVTSNVTAPALIIVGALMVAPLAKIAWDRFEIAVPAFLTMIMMPLTYSIATGIAVGFIFYPITMIFKGKAKEVHPIMYGLFVIFILYFAFLNH; translated from the coding sequence TTGAAACAGTTTTTTCAATTTGATGAGTTAGAAACGAATTACCGCAGAGAAATCATCGGTGGTTTAACCACATTTTTGTCGATGGCTTACATTTTGTTTGTCAATCCGATCACACTTGCTTTAGTGTCGGTACCGGATTTTCCAGATAAATTACGAATTGATCAGGGCGCTGTCTTTACTGCGACGGCGTTAGCCTCTGCCGCAGGGTGTATTCTGATGGGGGTGATTGCCAGGTATCCGATTGCGATTGCTCCAGGTATGGGCTTGAATGCCTTTTTCGCTTTTTCGGTTGTTCTTGGCATGGGCATCACATGGGAAGCAGCGCTTTCTGGTGTGTTTGTTTCAGGATTAATTTTCGTTGCTCTTTCTTTAACAGGTTTCCGTGAAAAAATCATCAATGCCATTCCAGCTGAGCTGAAGCTGGCGGTTGGTGCAGGTATTGGTCTATTCATTACGTTTGTCGGTCTGCAAGGCTCTGGCATTATTGCCAATAACGATAATACGCTCGTTTCGATTGGAAACATTCATAGTGGCCCTGTCTTATTAACGGTGTTTGGTATCGTGGTGACTGTCATTTTAATGGTTCTTCGAGTGAATGCAGGTGTCTTCATTGGGATGCTTGTGACAGCTATAGCAGGAATGATTGTTGGTCTTGTCCCAGTACCGACGCAAATTGTGGACAGTATTCCAAGCTTATCTCCAACCTTTGGACAAGCGCTGATTCATTTGCCAGACATCTTCTCGATTCAAATGCTTGTCGTGATTTTAACGTTCTTATTCGTTGGGTTCTTTGATACAGCAGGAACGCTTGTGGCTGTTGCCACCCAAGCTGGTTTAATGAAAAATAATGAGCTGCCGCGTGCAGGAAGAGCACTTCTAGCGGATTCATCTTCAATCGTTGTAGGTTCTGTTCTTGGAACATCGACGACAACGTCTTATGTTGAATCGAGCTCAGGTGTTGCTGCTGGTGCTCGTTCAGGATTTGCAGCTGTCGTGACAGGTATTTTCTTCTTGCTTGCGATGTTCTTCTCGCCGCTATTATCAATCGTTACATCGAATGTGACAGCGCCTGCTTTAATCATTGTCGGTGCACTGATGGTCGCTCCGCTTGCGAAGATTGCCTGGGATCGTTTTGAAATTGCCGTACCAGCGTTCTTAACGATGATTATGATGCCACTCACATACAGTATTGCAACGGGGATTGCGGTTGGCTTTATTTTCTACCCGATTACGATGATCTTTAAAGGAAAAGCCAAAGAAGTACATCCGATTATGTACGGGTTGTTTGTGATCTTTATTCTTTACTTTGCTTTCTTAAATCATTAA
- a CDS encoding DUF2179 domain-containing protein, with protein sequence MLQQLLSNAFTMVLIILVINIVYVSFSTMRLILTMKGRRYAAAFAGTIEMLIYVIGLSIVLDNLDQIQNVIAYALGYGMGIIVGMKIEEKLALGYTTVNVITKELDVDLPRQLREKGYGVTSWVAGGLEGDRTALQILTPRKYELQLYETIKTIDSKAFIISYEPKSIHGGFWVKAVKKRRIKE encoded by the coding sequence GTGCTTCAACAACTTTTATCCAATGCGTTCACCATGGTTTTGATCATTTTAGTGATTAATATTGTCTACGTTTCTTTTTCCACCATGCGTTTGATTTTAACGATGAAAGGCAGACGGTATGCAGCTGCTTTTGCTGGGACGATTGAAATGCTCATTTATGTGATCGGGTTAAGTATCGTACTTGATAACTTAGACCAAATCCAAAATGTCATTGCGTATGCGCTTGGTTATGGGATGGGGATCATTGTCGGGATGAAAATTGAAGAGAAGCTGGCACTTGGCTACACAACTGTTAACGTGATCACAAAAGAATTAGATGTCGATCTTCCAAGACAACTGAGAGAAAAAGGATATGGTGTCACCAGCTGGGTAGCAGGCGGTCTTGAAGGAGACCGAACAGCATTGCAAATTTTAACACCGAGAAAATATGAACTGCAATTATATGAAACGATTAAAACCATTGATTCAAAGGCGTTTATCATTTCATATGAGCCCAAATCGATTCACGGCGGTTTCTGGGTGAAGGCTGTGAAGAAAAGGAGAATTAAAGAATGA
- a CDS encoding NETI motif-containing protein: MTAKPKKKKFYVEDNMTIDQVLSQMAAEGYSPVRRMEEPIFQEKKENGSIQIIPVGKKIVFEGKIV, encoded by the coding sequence ATGACCGCAAAACCAAAGAAGAAAAAATTTTATGTGGAAGACAACATGACGATTGATCAAGTGTTGTCCCAGATGGCAGCGGAAGGCTACTCGCCTGTCCGACGAATGGAGGAGCCGATTTTTCAAGAAAAGAAGGAAAATGGGTCGATTCAGATCATTCCGGTTGGGAAAAAAATCGTATTTGAAGGAAAAATAGTCTAA
- the purE gene encoding 5-(carboxyamino)imidazole ribonucleotide mutase — protein MKPLVGVIMGSTSDWETMKNACDILEELNIPYEKQVVSAHRTPDLMFEYATEARGKGLKVIIAGAGGAAHLPGMVAAKTTLPVIGVPVQSKALNGLDSLLSIVQMPGGVPVATVAIGKAGATNAGLLAAQMISAFDETIAARLEERREQTKQTVLESSDQLG, from the coding sequence ATGAAGCCGCTTGTAGGTGTCATCATGGGAAGTACATCTGATTGGGAAACAATGAAAAATGCGTGCGACATCTTAGAGGAATTAAACATTCCGTATGAAAAACAGGTGGTATCGGCACATCGGACACCTGACTTGATGTTTGAATATGCGACTGAAGCAAGAGGTAAAGGACTAAAGGTCATCATTGCCGGTGCTGGAGGCGCAGCACATTTACCGGGGATGGTCGCAGCGAAAACGACACTCCCGGTCATTGGTGTGCCCGTACAATCAAAAGCACTAAATGGGCTGGATTCCTTATTATCCATCGTTCAAATGCCAGGCGGTGTACCAGTTGCTACAGTAGCCATTGGCAAAGCTGGTGCAACAAATGCAGGCCTTCTTGCCGCACAAATGATTTCAGCATTTGATGAAACAATCGCTGCTCGTCTTGAAGAAAGAAGAGAGCAAACAAAACAGACTGTATTAGAAAGCAGTGATCAGCTTGGCTAA
- the purK gene encoding 5-(carboxyamino)imidazole ribonucleotide synthase yields MAKQTIFPNATIGIIGGGQLGRYMAVSAKQMGYRAAVLDPVTQSPCGQVADTEITAAYSDLGGIRQLAEISDVVTYEFENIDYDALNQLKEEAYLPQGSELLLLTQNRETEKKGIVDAGCEVAPYRIIHDEKELEDATAVLGLPAVLKTCRGGYDGKGQYVIKDAEQLHEAAALLTHGTCILESWVAFQMELSVIVTRSVHGEIAVFPVAENIHKHNILFQSIVPARVEERIQEEAKELATTLAEKLGLVGTLAVELFLTNEGKLLVNELAPRPHNSGHYTLDLCETSQFEQHVRAICGLPLGGTALLSEGMMVNLLGDEVDIPKEHPELLKEAKLYLYGKHEVKAGRKMGHITFMKQLDDEWMTNITKIWTERDGGNGK; encoded by the coding sequence TTGGCTAAGCAGACCATTTTTCCGAACGCAACCATCGGTATTATCGGCGGAGGCCAGCTTGGCAGATACATGGCCGTCAGCGCAAAGCAAATGGGGTACCGGGCAGCTGTCTTAGATCCAGTCACACAGTCTCCTTGTGGACAGGTTGCTGATACAGAAATCACAGCCGCATATAGTGACCTGGGTGGGATTCGACAGCTCGCAGAAATTAGTGATGTCGTGACATATGAATTTGAAAATATTGATTATGATGCACTCAACCAACTGAAGGAAGAAGCATATTTACCGCAAGGAAGTGAACTTCTTCTTTTAACTCAAAATCGTGAAACGGAGAAAAAAGGGATTGTAGACGCAGGCTGTGAAGTAGCGCCTTACCGCATTATTCATGATGAAAAAGAGTTAGAAGACGCAACGGCTGTGCTCGGTTTGCCAGCTGTACTGAAAACGTGCAGAGGCGGCTACGATGGAAAAGGGCAGTACGTGATCAAGGATGCAGAACAGCTTCATGAAGCAGCGGCATTGCTCACACATGGAACTTGTATTTTAGAAAGCTGGGTTGCGTTTCAAATGGAGCTCTCGGTGATCGTCACTCGTTCTGTTCATGGCGAAATTGCGGTATTCCCAGTCGCTGAAAACATTCATAAACACAACATTTTATTCCAAAGCATTGTGCCTGCAAGGGTAGAGGAACGCATTCAGGAAGAGGCAAAAGAGCTGGCAACGACACTGGCTGAAAAGCTGGGGCTGGTTGGTACACTTGCTGTAGAACTGTTCCTCACAAACGAAGGAAAGCTGCTTGTCAATGAACTGGCACCTCGCCCGCATAATTCTGGTCATTATACGCTCGATTTATGTGAGACAAGTCAGTTTGAACAGCACGTTCGTGCGATATGCGGTTTACCGCTTGGCGGTACAGCGCTTTTATCAGAGGGCATGATGGTGAACTTATTAGGCGATGAAGTAGACATTCCAAAGGAACATCCAGAGCTTCTCAAAGAAGCGAAGCTTTATCTATATGGAAAGCATGAAGTAAAAGCCGGCCGCAAAATGGGGCATATAACCTTTATGAAACAGCTCGATGATGAATGGATGACAAACATCACAAAGATATGGACTGAAAGAGATGGAGGAAACGGGAAATGA
- the purB gene encoding adenylosuccinate lyase gives MIERYARPEMSAIWTEENKFNAWLEVEILACEAWAELGVIPKEDVVTMRKNASFDIDRILEIEQDTRHDVVAFTRAVSESLGEERKWVHYGLTSTDVVDTALSYLLKQANDILLKDIERFVDILKEKAKEHKYTVMMGRTHGVHAEPTTFGLKLGLWYEEMKRNLERFKQAKAGIEFGKISGAVGTYANIDPFVEQYVCEKLGIKAAPISTQTLQRDRHADYMATLALVATSIEKFAVEIRGLQKSETREVEEFFAKGQKGSSAMPHKRNPIGSENMTGIARVIRGYMLTAYENVPLWHERDISHSSAERIILPDATIALNYMLNRFSNIVKNLTVFPENMKRNMDRTLGLIYSQRVLLALIDTGMAREEAYDTVQPKAMEAWEKQVPFRSLVEAEEKITSRLTPEQIADCFDYNYHLKNVDMIFERLGLA, from the coding sequence ATGATCGAACGTTACGCAAGACCAGAAATGTCAGCAATCTGGACAGAGGAAAACAAATTTAATGCATGGCTTGAAGTAGAAATTCTCGCTTGTGAAGCATGGGCAGAGCTTGGTGTCATTCCGAAAGAAGACGTTGTGACCATGCGTAAGAATGCAAGCTTTGATATTGATCGTATTCTAGAGATTGAACAAGACACGCGCCACGACGTGGTTGCCTTTACGCGTGCTGTATCTGAATCTCTAGGAGAAGAAAGAAAGTGGGTTCATTACGGGTTAACCTCTACAGACGTAGTGGATACGGCGCTTTCATATCTATTAAAGCAGGCGAACGATATCTTGCTCAAGGACATTGAGAGATTTGTTGACATCCTAAAAGAAAAAGCGAAAGAGCACAAATATACCGTCATGATGGGCCGTACACACGGTGTACACGCTGAACCGACAACATTTGGCCTAAAGCTTGGTCTTTGGTACGAAGAAATGAAGCGTAACCTAGAACGTTTTAAACAAGCAAAAGCTGGCATCGAATTTGGCAAAATTTCTGGGGCTGTTGGCACATATGCAAACATCGACCCGTTTGTTGAGCAATATGTATGTGAGAAGCTTGGCATCAAAGCTGCACCAATCTCCACCCAAACCTTGCAGCGTGATCGTCACGCAGATTACATGGCAACTCTTGCACTCGTCGCAACTAGCATTGAGAAATTTGCTGTTGAAATTCGTGGTCTTCAAAAGAGTGAAACACGTGAAGTAGAAGAGTTCTTTGCAAAAGGACAAAAAGGATCATCAGCAATGCCGCATAAACGCAACCCAATCGGCTCTGAAAATATGACGGGAATTGCCCGCGTGATCCGTGGATATATGCTGACAGCTTATGAAAATGTACCGCTTTGGCATGAGCGTGATATTTCCCATTCCTCTGCTGAGCGCATCATTTTACCTGATGCAACGATTGCACTGAACTACATGCTAAACCGTTTCTCAAACATTGTGAAAAACTTGACGGTCTTCCCTGAGAACATGAAACGCAACATGGACCGCACACTTGGCTTGATTTACTCTCAGCGTGTTCTTCTTGCATTAATCGATACAGGCATGGCACGTGAAGAGGCATATGACACGGTTCAGCCAAAGGCAATGGAAGCGTGGGAAAAGCAAGTACCATTCCGTTCTTTAGTAGAAGCGGAGGAAAAAATCACGTCACGCCTAACACCTGAACAAATCGCTGACTGCTTCGATTACAACTATCATTTAAAAAATGTCGATATGATTTTCGAACGTCTAGGTCTTGCGTAA